GACGTCCGCCGGGCATGAGGTGGTGGCCGTCGCCGGGACCGGGCCCGAGATCATGCCTGCGCTGGTGGAACACCGGCCGGACATCGCCGTCCTGGACGTGCGGATGCCGCCGGGCTTCCGGGACGAGGGGCTGCGGGCCGCGCTGGAGGCCCGGCGGCAGCTCCCCGGCCTTCCGGTGCTGGTGCTCTCGCAGTACGTCGAGGAGTCCTACGCCGCCGAGCTGCTCGCCGGCGGCACCAGCGGGGTCGGCTATCTGCTCAAGGACCGGGTGGGCCGGGTCGACGAGTTCCTCGACGCGCTGGAACGGGTCGCCGGCGGGGGTACGGCCCTGGACCCCGAGGTCGTCACCGAGCTGCTCACCCGCCGCAAGGACACTCCGCTGGACTCGCTCACCCCGCGCGAGCGCGAGGTGCTGGAGCTGATGGCGGAGGGCCATGACAACGCGACCATCGCGAAGGCCCTCGTCGTCACCGAACGCGCCGTCCACAAGCACATCGGCAACGTCTTCCTGAAGCTCGGCCTGCCCCCGAGCGACAGCGGCCACCGCCGGGTGCTGGCGGTGCTGGCCTACCTCGCCCACACGCCCCCGAAGTAGCTATCCGACGCTCAACTCGCCCAGCGGCAGCGTGTGCTGGGTCTGGAGCACCTTGGCCCGCAGGTAGCGGACGTTGTGGGCGGTGGTGAAGACCCCGGTGGGCACCCGGTCGCGGACTTCGATGCCGAGGTCGCGCAGCTGGCCCGCCTTGTCGGGGTTGTTGGAGAGCAGGTCGAGCGACTCGATGCCCAGGGCCTTCAGCATCTGCGCGGCGGCCGTGTAGTCGCGGTCGTCCTCGGGCAGGCCCAGCGCGGTGTTCGCGGCGTAGGTGTCGAGACCCTGGTCCTGGAGGGCGTACGCGTCGAGCTTGTTGTAGAGACCGATGCCGCGGCCCTCCTGGCGGAGGTACAGCAGCACGCCGCCGCGTTCGGCGATGCGCTCGACCGCCTCGCGCAGCTGCGGGCCGCAGTCGCAGCGGGCGGAGCCGAAGACGTCGCCGGTGAGGCACTCGGAGTGCAGCCGGACCAGGGGGTTCGGGCCCGGCTCGCCGAGGACGACCGCCAGGTGTTCCTGGCCGTCGACCAGTCCGTGGAAGGTGACCAGCTCGGAGTCGACGCCGTAGCCGTCACCGAAGCGCAGAGGCACGCGGACACGGGAGCGCTGGGTCGCGGCGGGGATCTCGGTCATGCGGGTACTCCGGTCCGTAGACATATCTGCTTCAGATTTGAATCAGATCTACGGTTCGAGACCCTACCCCATGCTTTAAATTTGAAGCAACAGGATTATGGCGCTCGTCACGAACAGGACGGGGACGACCGCCGCCGCCACGGAACCTCGTCCCCCGTGTCCTCCTGGAGCCCGTCCGCGATCGCCCTGGAGATCTCCTCCAACTGCCCCACCTGCTCCGGGGTGAGCCGGTCGAAGAGAGCGGAGCGGACCGTGTCGACATGCCCCGGCGCCGCCCGCTCCACCTCCGCCATGCCCTCGTCGGTCAGCACGGCGATGCTGCCGCGCTTGTCCCAGCGGCAGCTCTCCCGCCCGACCAGCCCGTCCTTCTCCAGCCGGGTCACGGCGTAGGTGAGCCGGGGCCGGGTGATCTTCAGCCCCTCGGCGAGATCCGTCATCCGCAGCCGCCGCTCCGGCGCCTCGGAGAGAGTGGAGAGGATGGAGTAGTAAAGGTGCGGCATGCCGGCGTCCTGCTGGAGCTGCCGGTCGATCGCGTCCTCCAGGAGGTGCGCCGCGGCGATGTACGCGCGCCAAGCGCGCTGCTCCTCGGGAGTGAGCCAGCGAGTCGTCATACGGCCAGTGTAAGTTTGTTTCAAACTTGAACCAAGAGCCGCACGTCACAGCGAGAGGGACCGCTCCGATGCCGCACCCGTACGTCCTCCTCTCCGCCGCCGTCTCCCTCGACGGCTACCTCGACGACACCGGGCCCGACCGGCTCCTCCTCTCCTCCCCGGCCGACTTCGACCGCGTCGACGAGGTCCGCGCCTCCGTCGACGCGATCCTGATCGGCGCCGGCACCATCCGAGCCGACAACCCGCGCCTCTTGGTGAACTCCGCGGAGCGCCGCGCGGCCCGGGTGGCGGCCGGCAAGCCGGAGTACCCCCTGAAGGTCACGGTCAGCGGCTCGGGCGACCTCGACCCGGAAGCGAGGTTCTGGCACACGGGCGGCGACAAGCTCGTCTATACGACGGACCAGGGCGCCCAGCGTGCCAAGGCGCACGGCCTCGCCGCCGAGGTGGTCGCGCTCGGCCCCGACGTCGACTGGCACCGCCTCCTCACCGACCTCGCCGCAAGGGGCGTGGACCGCCTCATGGTCGAGGGCGGCGGCCGTATCCACACCCAGCTCCTCCAGCAGGGCCTCGCCGACGAACTCCAGCTGGTCCTCGCCCCGCTGTTCGTCGGCACCCCGGAGGCCCCCCGCCTCTTCGGCCCGGGCGGCTACCAGGACGGACGCCTGCGGCTGGTGGAGACCCGGCAGATCGAGGACGTGGTCCTCATGCGCTACGAGCCCACGGCCCCCGGCACCGGTCCGCTCGCCACGCCCGCCGACCACCACTGGCTCCGCCTCGCCTGCGAACTGGCGGCCCTCTGCCCGCCCTCGCGGACCGCCTTCAGCGTCGGCGCGGTCGTGGTCGCCGCCGACGGCACGGAACTCGCCCGCGGGTATTCGAGGGAGGGCGCCGACCCCGTCGTACACGCGGAGGAGGCCGCTCTGGCGAAGATCGCCGCGGACGACCTCCGGCTGGCGTCGGCGACGGTCTACAGCAGCCTCGAACCGTGCGCCCGCCGCGCCTCCCGTCCGGCACCCTGCGCCCGGCTGATCCTCGACGCCGGGGTGCGGCGCGTGGTGACGACCTGGCGGGAGCCCGACACGTTCGTGACGGCGGCGGACGGGAACGGGTTGCTGGCGGCGGCGGGCGTGGACGTCGTCGTGGTCCCGGAGTACGAGGAGCGGGCGAAGGCGCCGAACAGGCACCTGCTGTCATAGCGTCAGCCGACCGATCGGCCCAACAGATCCTGCGCCCCCGCACCCCCCGGGCCACGCTTCCCCTATGAGGCCCCGACTCACCGCCGCTCTCCTGCTGGTCCCCCTCCTCGCCACCGCCTGCGGGACGACCGGCGCCGACACCCGCACCATGGCCCGCGCCCTCCCCGCGGACGCCGCCTTCACCCACCCCGGTGTCCTCGTCAGCGAGGCGCAGTTGGCGGCCGTGAAGAAGAACGTCACCGCCGGGAAGCAGCCGTGGCTGAAGGCGTACTTCGGGATGCGGGACAGCAAGTACGGGGCGTACAAGTACCAGCCCGAGCCGTACGCGAGTGTCGACTGCCCCGGTGGTGACCATGCCGACCGGCCCGCGCACGGCTGTGTCGAGGAGCGCGAGGACGCGATCGCCGCCTACACCCAGGCCCTTCTCTTCCGGATCACCGGCAAGCGGCAGCACGCCCTGAAGGCCAGGGAGATCCTGGACGCGTGGTCGGCGAAGATGCGTCGGCACACCGAGGAGGACGCCGGGCTTCAGACCGGGTGGGCCGGGTCGACCTGGGCGCGGGCCGCCGAGATCGTCCGGCACAGCCCCGGCGCGGGCTGGCCGGCGGACCGGGTGGCGCGGTTCGAGACCATGCTGCGCACGGCGTATCTGCCGACCGTGACCCGCAAGGTCCCCGACTACAACGGCAACTGGGACCTCGTGATGACCGACGCGGCCATCGGGATCGCCGTCTTCCTGGAGGACCGCAAGGCCTTCGACCACGCCCTCGAACGGTTCCGGGAGCGCGTGCCCGCCTACTTCTACCTGGCGAAGGACGGCACGCTGCCCCTCACCCCCAAGGGGTCGAGCGTCACCACACCGCAGAAGCTGACGGCGTACTGGTTCGGGCAGAGGACGTACAAGGACGGCATGTCCCAGGAGACCTGCCGCAACTTCAAGCACGTCGGCTACTCCATCGCCGCCACCGCCCACATCGCCGAGACGGCCTGGCACCAGGGGATCAACCTCTACGGCGAGATCAAGGACCGGCTGAAGAGCACCCTCGCCTTCCATGCCCGCTACCAGGCCGGCGAGTCCGCGCCCGCGTGGCTGTGCGGCGGGAAGGTGGACCGGACCATGGGCCCGGACCTGGAGGTCGCCCTCAACCACCTGGAGGGCCGCCTCGGCCTCTCCGTCCCGGCGGCCCGCAAACTCGCCGAGGAGACCCGCCCGGCGGGCACCGACAACCTCTTCGTCTCCTGGGAGACCGTGACCCACGCGGGCAATCCGGCCGCCTGAAAAAGCAGGTCAGCAGCGTCGAGGAGCAAGGCGTGCGCGAGCAGCCCCGCGGATGGCGTACTATTGAGTCATCGCCGCGGGGTGGAGCAGCTCGGTAGCTCGCTGGGCTCATAACCCAGAGGTCGCAGGTTCAAATCCTGTCCCCGCTACTGATGGCTCAGGGCCGGAATCCAGTCAATGGATTCCGGCCCTGAGTCGTTTTCCTGGCCGTCACGGTGGTTGTCACGGCGGGTGATCGTGCGACCCCCCTCCGCATAACAACTGACAAACCGTCAGCACCTGTGTGTTTCCTGAGACCGGGTCAACTCGCCCGTTTTTCACCGGTCATGACCCCTACGTCCTGCTGAAAAAGGTTAATGATCAAGCGGAACAGCTTGGAATCAGCACCCCGGGTCTATTAACGTTCGATAACGCAGCGCGGTCGTCCCAGCCGTCACAAGAGTCGGCTCCGTGCGCACGCGCCGAATCCCGCAAGGGAACCGGGGAACCACCAACTTGGGGTGAATCACGCGTAAGTCGCCGTGGCCACGCGGCGGTTATACGCGCGTAGGAGACCTTCCTGCTCCGAACCCGTCAGCTAACCCGGTAGGCGAGAAGGAAGGAAAGGAGCACGCCCACGTGGCGTCAAACCCGCCTGCCCCCGAGGCCCCGTATGTGCCGAGCCAGCGCAGCACCGATGCCTTCGGCTACGGCAGCTACCACCATGACGAGGGTGCGCAGGAGGTCTGGAATCCCACCGAGGACTCCCTCCGGCCGGCTCGCGGCAAGCACCGGGTGGCCAAGCAGCGCGGCGGGGGACTCGCCCGCAGCTCCACCGTCCTGGGCGTCGGTGTCATAGCCGCCGTCGGCGCGGGCGGCATGGCCAGCGCCAACACCGGCAAGTCGCCGGTCTCCATCTCGATGCCCGACCTGCCCTCCGTGGGCGGTGTCTTCGGCGGTGACGACGAGGCCCCCAAGGGTTCCGCCACCGCGCTCAGCAGCCTGGCCACCAGCAGCACGGAGACCGCCGAGAGCGGCTCGGACGCCGGTGAGGCGCTGCGCAACCGGATCATGGCGCAGGCCGAGAGCCAGCAGAACCAGGTCGACAACAAGGTCCAGCTCGCCGCCGAGGCCGAGGTCGCCGAGCAGTCCGCGAAGGCCGAGGCCGCCGCGCTGAAGCAGGCCGCCGACGACGCCGCCGAGGCGAAGAAGGCCGCCGAGGAGAAGGCCGCGAAGGAGGCCGAGGCCAAGCGTCTCGCCGAGCTCGCCAAGCAGTTCACGCTGCCGACCTCCTCGTACACGATCACCTCGACCTTCGGTCAGGCCGGTTCGCTCTGGTCCTCCGGCTACCACACCGGTCTCGACTTCGCGGCGCCCACGGGCACGCTGATCAAGGCCATCCACAGCGGCACCATCACAGAGGCCGGCTGGGCCGGCTCCTACGGCTACCGCACGATCCTCACCCTCGACGACGGCACCGAGCTGTGGTTCTGCCACCAGTCCTCGATCAGCGTCAGCGTCGGCCAGAAGGTCAGCACCGGTGATGTGATCGGACGCGTGGGCGCGACCGGCAACGTGACCGGGGCCCATCTGCACCTGGAGGTCCACCCCGGCGGGGCGGACACCGGCATCGACCCGATGGCGTGGCTGCGCAGCAAGGGCCTCACTCCCTGAGGCGGTTCCCCTTCTGAACCCCGGCGGTCCTGACGCTCACCCCCCGACGTCAGGGCTGCCGGTTTCCCGCGTCCGGAATACCGGCTTCCGGTGCGGGCGTTGATCCCCTACATGACTTCTCTTCGCAAGCTGGGCACGTCCGACCTCGAGGTCTTCCCGCTCTCCCTCGGCGGCAACGTCTTCGGCTGGACCGCCGACGAGGCGCAGTCCTTCGCCGTCCTCGACGCCTACGCCGCCGCGGGCGGCAACTTCGTCGACACCGCCGACTCCTACTCGGCATGGGTGGAGGGCAACTCGGGCGGCGAGTCCGAGACGATCATCGGCAGGTGGCTCAAGGCGCGCGGCAACCGCGAGGACGTCGTGATCGCCACGAAGGTCAGCCAGCACCCGGAGTTCCAGGGCCTGACGGCCGCCAACATCAAGGCCGCCGCGGACGCCTCCCTGCGCCGCCTGGGCACCGACCACATCGACCTCTACTACACCCACTTCGACAAGCCCGAAGTGCCGGTCGAGGAGATCATCGGCGCGCTGGACGAACTGGTCAGGGCGGGCAAGGTGCGGCACATCGCCGCCTCCAACATCTCGGCCGAGCGGCTGGAGAAGTCGCTGGCCTTCTCCGAGCGCGAGGGCCTGGCCCGCTACGTGGCACTCCAGCCGCACTACAACCTGGTCTCGCGTGACACCTACGAGGGTGAGCTCCAGGACCTGGCGGAGCGCACCGGCCTCGCCGCTGTCCCGTACTTCTCGCTCGCGTCCGGGTTCCTCACCGGCAAGTACCGCGAGGGCGAGGTGGTGGAGGGCGCCCGGGCGGCGGGCGCCGGCAAGCACCTGGAGACCGAGCGGGGCCGCGCGGTGCTCGCCGCCCTCGACGACATCGCCGAGGCCCACCGCGTGCCGGTCGCCACGATCGCCCTGGCCTGGCTCGCCGCCCAGCCGACGGTGGCGGCCCCGATCGCCTCGGCGCGGGTGGCGGAGCAGCTGCCGGCGCTGCTGCGGGTGGCGGAGGTGACGCTCACGGACGCGGAGGTGGAGCGGCTCACGCAGGCGTCGGCGTAGGACTGCCGGTCGCGCGTTCTACGACTGGTACGGGTTGTAGGCGGGGTACGCCGCCTGGGGGTAAGCCGCCTGGGAGTACGGGGCCGTCTGCTGCCCGTACCCGTACACCCCGTGCATCGGCCACGGCGCCGCCACCACCGGGACCGGCGGTGCCGTCATCCGGGCGGCGTGGTCCAGCGCGGGGCGGGCGACCTCGCGCCGGGCCCACAGCTCGTGCAGCAACTCCCGCTCCCGTACGACGAAGTCGGCGCCGGCGCGGCCACGGCGCCCGCGGTGCCGCAGGAACGCGAGGGACGTCGCGTACGCCTCGTACTGCGCCACCGCGCGCGCCGCGGGCCGTCCGGCGTGGTGGCGGGCGTACTGGCGGGCGATGCGGCGCGCCCGCATCGAGCCGAGCGCGAAGGGTTCGGCGGGGGTGAGCCAGCCGGTCACGGCGTAGGCGGGCAGCTCCTCGCGGACGGTCCGCAGCTCGCGCTGCCGGGTCCAGATGACCAGCCAGGTCAGCAGCCCGAACGCGGGGAGCATGAAGGCCGCGTAGACGGCGAAGAAGCCGTACTCCCCGAAGGTGGACGAGCCGTTCCAGACGGCGTGCATGCCCATCGCCAGCAGCAGGCCGGAGAGGGGGAGGAGGACCCGGCGGACGTGCTGCCGGTCGGCGGACAGGGCCGCGATGCCGAAGCCGATTCCCGTGAGCACCGTGAACAGGGGGTGCGCGAACGGGGACATGATGACGCGCACGAAGAAGGTCGCGGCGGTCACGGACGCGATGCCGCGGTCGCCGGTGAGCTGGTCGGTGCCGAAGGCGGTGCCGAGGTAGAGGATGTTCTCGGTGAACGCGAAGCCGGTGGCGGTGACCCCGGCTATCACCACGCCGTCGACGATCCCGGTGAAGTCCCGTCTGCGGAAGAGGAAGACGAGGAGGATCGCGGCGGCCTTGGCCGACTCCTCGACGACCGGCGCTATCACGGTCGCGCCGAGGGTGTCCGCGCTCGACGGGTCGGCCGTCGCCGTCGCTATCCATTTCGTCGCGAAGCTGTTGGCGACGATCGCTATCAGCGCCGCCGCGCAGGCGCCCCAGGCGAAGCAGAACAGCAGATTGCGCCAGGGGCCCGGTTCGACCCGGTCCAGCCAGCGGAACGCGGCTATCAGCAGCGGCACCGGCAGGATCGCGAGGCCGAGGCCGACGAGGAAGCCCTCGGTGCCGGTCTGTTCGCGCACCAGGGCGAGGATGACGAGCCCGGACAGCGCCAGCAGGGTGCTCAGCGCGCCGTACCGCACCCACTTCCGCTGCCACCAGTGTGCGTGCCGCAGCGCACCGCCGGCGGGGCCGGTGGGAGGGTGCGTCGGGTACGGGGGAAAGGTGGCCACGGCATCGACCTTAACGAGGGGGTGGCTGCGGTGCTTGTGTCTGTTGCTTCTCTGTCGCTTCTCTATCGCTGTACGCGGCGGAACAGCAGGTCGTTCACGACATGTCCCTTGTCCAGTCCCTGGCCCTCGAAACGGGTCAGCGGCCGGTAGTCGGGACGCGGCGCAAAACCGCCGTCCGCCTGGGTGTTCTCGAAGTCCGGGTGCGCCGTGAGCACCTCAAGCATCTGTTCGGCGTACGGCTCCCAGTCGGTCGCACAGTGCACGATCGCACCCGGCCTGAGGCGGGTCGCGGCGAGGCTGAGGAACTCCGGCTGGATCAGCCGCCGCTTGTGGTGCCGCTTCTTCGGCCACGGGTCGGGGAAGTAGACGCGCAGTCCGTCGAGGGAGTCGGGGGCGAGCATCTCGCGCAGCAGGATGATCGCGTCGCCGTTGCCGACCCGGATGTTGGGCAGGCCGCCCTGGTCGGCGAGGGCCAGCAGATTGCCCTGGCCGGGGGTGTGCACGTCGACGGCGAGGATGTTGGTGCCGGGGTCGGCGGCGGCCATCCGCGCGGTGGCCTCACCCATGCCGAACCCGATCTCCAGGACGACGGGGTTGGCGTTGCCGAACAACTCGCCGAAGTCGATGACCTGCTGCCCGTCGATGTCCAGTCCCCACTTGGGCCACAGCCGCTGCAACGCGTCGGCCTGCCCGGCGGTCACCCGGCTGCGCCGCGGCTGAAAACTCCGGATCCGCCGCTCGAAGTGCGACCCGGCGGGATCAGCCTTCGGACCGTCGGGGAACCGGGGCTCCCCCTTGGCCCGGGTGTGCCGAACGGGCACACCGGGGGTGTGAGGGGGCTGGGACGCGTCGGGGGCGTTGCGGGAGTCAGACACAGTGGGGTCGATTTTACGTGCGTCGCCGCCCTCCCCGCCGCTTCCTGGCTGCGGCAGCCGTCCATCCGCTGAGCTGCGGGCAGTCGTGCCGCTGGGGCGGCACCCGGCCCAAAGACAGGCGGCACCCCGCCGGCCGAGCGAAACCCACCCCCGCCCAGCCCCCACCCCGCTCAACCCTCGCCCAGCGCGGCCAACGCCCGCCGAGCCACCTCCCGCCCGATCGGCAGCGAGGCCGTCGCCGCAGGCGAAGGCGCGTTCAGCACATGCACCGTCCGCGCCCCCTCCTTGATCAGGAAGTCGTCGACCAGCGTCCCGTCCCGCAGCACGGCCTGCGCCCGCACCCCCGCCGCCGTCGGCACAAGATCGTCCTCCCGCACGACGGGCAGCAGCCGCCGCACCGCCCCGGTGAACGCCGCCTTGGACACCGACCGCCGCAGCTCCCCGGCCCCGTACCGCCAGTGCCGCCGCGCTATGCGCCACGACCCCGGCCACGCGAGCGTCGCGCCCAGCTCCCGCGGCCGTACGACACCCCACCCGTACCCCTCCCGGGCGAGCGCCGGCACCGCGTTGGGGCCAATGTGCACGCCCCCGTCGATCCCGCGCGTGAGGTGCACGCCGAGGAACGGGAACGCCGGGTCCGGCACCGGATACACCAGCCCCCGCACCAGCTCGGGGCGCGCCAGCTCGTAGTACTCGCCGCGGAACGGCACGATCCGCATCTCCGGGTCGTCCCCGGCCAGCCGCGCCACCTCGTCGCAGTGCAGTCCGGCGCAGTTCACCAGCACGCGCGCGCGCACCACGTCCCCGGCGGCGGTGCGTACGGCGACCCCCAGCTCGGGGCGCCGGTCGATCCGCTCGACCCGGGCGCCGTACCGGATCTCCGCCCCGGACGCCTCCGCGAGCTGCCGGGCGACGCCGACGAAGTCGCACACGCCGGTGGTGCCGACGTGTATGGCGGCGAGGCCCTCCACCTCCGGCTCGTACTCCGCGATCTGGGCGGCGCCCAGCTCCCGGACCGGAATGCCGTTCTCCCGGCCGCGCTGCACCAGGCCGTGCAGCCGCGGCAGCTCGTCCCGCTCGGTCGCGACGATCAGCTTTCCGGTGACGGCGTGCGCGATGCCGTACTCCGCGCAGAACTTCACCATCTCCGCGGCGCCCTTCACCGCGTACCGCGCCTTCAAAGAACCCGGGCGGTAGTAGATGCCGCTGTGGATGACCCCGCTGTTGCGCCCCGTCTGATGCCGGGCGGGCCCGGCCTCCTTCTCCAGCACGGTCACCCGCGTCCCGGGCGCGGCACGCGTGATCGCGAACGCCGTGGACAACCCGACGATGCCTCCGCCGACCACGAGCACGTCACAGTCGTAAGCGACCGCTGAACGCATGTGCACCACCTCCCACCTCGATAGTGCACTGCGCCACTGACAGTCCCTTCAAACGCGGGATACGACAGGGCCTAGGCGGGAG
This DNA window, taken from Streptomyces sp. NBC_00663, encodes the following:
- a CDS encoding MarR family winged helix-turn-helix transcriptional regulator: MTTRWLTPEEQRAWRAYIAAAHLLEDAIDRQLQQDAGMPHLYYSILSTLSEAPERRLRMTDLAEGLKITRPRLTYAVTRLEKDGLVGRESCRWDKRGSIAVLTDEGMAEVERAAPGHVDTVRSALFDRLTPEQVGQLEEISRAIADGLQEDTGDEVPWRRRSSPSCS
- a CDS encoding PrsW family intramembrane metalloprotease — its product is MATFPPYPTHPPTGPAGGALRHAHWWQRKWVRYGALSTLLALSGLVILALVREQTGTEGFLVGLGLAILPVPLLIAAFRWLDRVEPGPWRNLLFCFAWGACAAALIAIVANSFATKWIATATADPSSADTLGATVIAPVVEESAKAAAILLVFLFRRRDFTGIVDGVVIAGVTATGFAFTENILYLGTAFGTDQLTGDRGIASVTAATFFVRVIMSPFAHPLFTVLTGIGFGIAALSADRQHVRRVLLPLSGLLLAMGMHAVWNGSSTFGEYGFFAVYAAFMLPAFGLLTWLVIWTRQRELRTVREELPAYAVTGWLTPAEPFALGSMRARRIARQYARHHAGRPAARAVAQYEAYATSLAFLRHRGRRGRAGADFVVRERELLHELWARREVARPALDHAARMTAPPVPVVAAPWPMHGVYGYGQQTAPYSQAAYPQAAYPAYNPYQS
- the lhgO gene encoding L-2-hydroxyglutarate oxidase translates to MRSAVAYDCDVLVVGGGIVGLSTAFAITRAAPGTRVTVLEKEAGPARHQTGRNSGVIHSGIYYRPGSLKARYAVKGAAEMVKFCAEYGIAHAVTGKLIVATERDELPRLHGLVQRGRENGIPVRELGAAQIAEYEPEVEGLAAIHVGTTGVCDFVGVARQLAEASGAEIRYGARVERIDRRPELGVAVRTAAGDVVRARVLVNCAGLHCDEVARLAGDDPEMRIVPFRGEYYELARPELVRGLVYPVPDPAFPFLGVHLTRGIDGGVHIGPNAVPALAREGYGWGVVRPRELGATLAWPGSWRIARRHWRYGAGELRRSVSKAAFTGAVRRLLPVVREDDLVPTAAGVRAQAVLRDGTLVDDFLIKEGARTVHVLNAPSPAATASLPIGREVARRALAALGEG
- a CDS encoding response regulator transcription factor, which codes for MRVVIAEDNALLREGLVLLLTSAGHEVVAVAGTGPEIMPALVEHRPDIAVLDVRMPPGFRDEGLRAALEARRQLPGLPVLVLSQYVEESYAAELLAGGTSGVGYLLKDRVGRVDEFLDALERVAGGGTALDPEVVTELLTRRKDTPLDSLTPREREVLELMAEGHDNATIAKALVVTERAVHKHIGNVFLKLGLPPSDSGHRRVLAVLAYLAHTPPK
- a CDS encoding M23 family metallopeptidase, yielding MASNPPAPEAPYVPSQRSTDAFGYGSYHHDEGAQEVWNPTEDSLRPARGKHRVAKQRGGGLARSSTVLGVGVIAAVGAGGMASANTGKSPVSISMPDLPSVGGVFGGDDEAPKGSATALSSLATSSTETAESGSDAGEALRNRIMAQAESQQNQVDNKVQLAAEAEVAEQSAKAEAAALKQAADDAAEAKKAAEEKAAKEAEAKRLAELAKQFTLPTSSYTITSTFGQAGSLWSSGYHTGLDFAAPTGTLIKAIHSGTITEAGWAGSYGYRTILTLDDGTELWFCHQSSISVSVGQKVSTGDVIGRVGATGNVTGAHLHLEVHPGGADTGIDPMAWLRSKGLTP
- a CDS encoding alginate lyase family protein produces the protein MRPRLTAALLLVPLLATACGTTGADTRTMARALPADAAFTHPGVLVSEAQLAAVKKNVTAGKQPWLKAYFGMRDSKYGAYKYQPEPYASVDCPGGDHADRPAHGCVEEREDAIAAYTQALLFRITGKRQHALKAREILDAWSAKMRRHTEEDAGLQTGWAGSTWARAAEIVRHSPGAGWPADRVARFETMLRTAYLPTVTRKVPDYNGNWDLVMTDAAIGIAVFLEDRKAFDHALERFRERVPAYFYLAKDGTLPLTPKGSSVTTPQKLTAYWFGQRTYKDGMSQETCRNFKHVGYSIAATAHIAETAWHQGINLYGEIKDRLKSTLAFHARYQAGESAPAWLCGGKVDRTMGPDLEVALNHLEGRLGLSVPAARKLAEETRPAGTDNLFVSWETVTHAGNPAA
- a CDS encoding aldo/keto reductase; protein product: MTSLRKLGTSDLEVFPLSLGGNVFGWTADEAQSFAVLDAYAAAGGNFVDTADSYSAWVEGNSGGESETIIGRWLKARGNREDVVIATKVSQHPEFQGLTAANIKAAADASLRRLGTDHIDLYYTHFDKPEVPVEEIIGALDELVRAGKVRHIAASNISAERLEKSLAFSEREGLARYVALQPHYNLVSRDTYEGELQDLAERTGLAAVPYFSLASGFLTGKYREGEVVEGARAAGAGKHLETERGRAVLAALDDIAEAHRVPVATIALAWLAAQPTVAAPIASARVAEQLPALLRVAEVTLTDAEVERLTQASA
- the trmB gene encoding tRNA (guanosine(46)-N7)-methyltransferase TrmB, which produces MSDSRNAPDASQPPHTPGVPVRHTRAKGEPRFPDGPKADPAGSHFERRIRSFQPRRSRVTAGQADALQRLWPKWGLDIDGQQVIDFGELFGNANPVVLEIGFGMGEATARMAAADPGTNILAVDVHTPGQGNLLALADQGGLPNIRVGNGDAIILLREMLAPDSLDGLRVYFPDPWPKKRHHKRRLIQPEFLSLAATRLRPGAIVHCATDWEPYAEQMLEVLTAHPDFENTQADGGFAPRPDYRPLTRFEGQGLDKGHVVNDLLFRRVQR
- a CDS encoding GTP cyclohydrolase II — its product is MTEIPAATQRSRVRVPLRFGDGYGVDSELVTFHGLVDGQEHLAVVLGEPGPNPLVRLHSECLTGDVFGSARCDCGPQLREAVERIAERGGVLLYLRQEGRGIGLYNKLDAYALQDQGLDTYAANTALGLPEDDRDYTAAAQMLKALGIESLDLLSNNPDKAGQLRDLGIEVRDRVPTGVFTTAHNVRYLRAKVLQTQHTLPLGELSVG
- a CDS encoding dihydrofolate reductase family protein, with protein sequence MPHPYVLLSAAVSLDGYLDDTGPDRLLLSSPADFDRVDEVRASVDAILIGAGTIRADNPRLLVNSAERRAARVAAGKPEYPLKVTVSGSGDLDPEARFWHTGGDKLVYTTDQGAQRAKAHGLAAEVVALGPDVDWHRLLTDLAARGVDRLMVEGGGRIHTQLLQQGLADELQLVLAPLFVGTPEAPRLFGPGGYQDGRLRLVETRQIEDVVLMRYEPTAPGTGPLATPADHHWLRLACELAALCPPSRTAFSVGAVVVAADGTELARGYSREGADPVVHAEEAALAKIAADDLRLASATVYSSLEPCARRASRPAPCARLILDAGVRRVVTTWREPDTFVTAADGNGLLAAAGVDVVVVPEYEERAKAPNRHLLS